One window from the genome of Megalobrama amblycephala isolate DHTTF-2021 linkage group LG4, ASM1881202v1, whole genome shotgun sequence encodes:
- the LOC125266238 gene encoding uncharacterized protein LOC125266238 yields the protein MTLVLTPAAVCQCFTLVSLCTSIADPNWIQVQNCSDPNNKLIYGVAFTMHAYQNRTDTGPLGGLHGWGMWLLYSLVALCYSAVLLSSSSFLLDFLGAAATHSKLVTSLHVSTAVSCVAVVGVCAACMCVIEHNLQRGKQRAESSPVLCLFPGESFFIEMLGLIFSFTACGFALKGRPETVRSRDYLSVDGEDSDTEPLIGGAEREE from the exons ATGACCCTGGTGTTGACCCCTGCGGCCGTGTGCCAGTGCTTCACTCTGGTGTCGCTGTGCACGTCTATCGCCGACCCCAACTGGATCCAGGTCCAAAACTGTTCTGATCCGAACAACAAACTCATCTACGGGGTGGCCTTCACCATGCACGCCTATCAGAACCGCACGGACACGG GTCCGCTGGGCGGTTTGCACGGATGGGGAATGTGGCTGCTGTACTCGCTGGTCGCTCTCTGCTACAGCGCTGTCCTGTTGTCCAGCTCCTCTTTCCTGCTGGATTTCCTGGGAGCAGCTGCCACTCACTCGAAGCTGGTGACATCACTGCACGTCTCGACAG CGGTCAGCTGTGTGGCGGTGGTGGGAGTGTGTGCAGCCTGTATGTGTGTGATCGAACACAACCTGCAGCGAGGGAAACAGCGCGCTGAAAGCAGCCCGGTACTTTGCCTGTTCCCAGGAGAAAGCTTTTTCATCGAGATGTTGGGCCTGATCTTCTCTTTCACGGCGTGCGGTTTCGCCCTCAAGGGTCGACCGGAAACCGTTAGGTCACGTGACTACCTGAGCGTGGATGGAGAGGACAGTGATACGGAGCCTTTGATTGGTGGAGCTGAGAGGGAGGAGTAA
- the ddrgk1 gene encoding DDRGK domain-containing protein 1 isoform X2, whose translation MDLVLYIVAATILLVLIVFAVKVRGRTEEADHEDRQNVAARVAARPLAAEERPAGMPRRRRNLHSRVSAQRAQRASDNEDSPVEADEDQEDRQPSEERPQAAGKVGAKKQKKLEEKQARKAQREAELEEREERKKMQELRDQERQKEEEKERLQEQKQEEELRRAKEEQERREEEEYQRLKESFVIEDQGEADEVDEQESRNLLQEFIQYIKKSKVVLLEDLASHFGMRTQDAIARLQDLIADGSLTGVIDDRGKFIFITPEELNAVAQFIKQRGRVSISELAQASNTLINLTPEIQSST comes from the exons ATGGATTTGGTTCTGTATATTGTGGCTGCGACTATTCTGCTGGTTCTGATCGTGTTTGCTGTGAAGGTTCGCGGACGGACTGAGGAAG CTGACCATGAAGACCGTCAGAATGTGGCGGCTCGAGTCGCAGCACGTCCGCTGGCGGCAGAGGAGCGTCCGGCAGGAATGCCCCGTCGCCGTAGAAACCTCCACAGCCGAGTGAGCGCCCAGCGGGCACAGCGGGCATCTGACAACG AGGACAGTCCTGTGGAAGCCGATGAGGATCAGGAAGACCGGCAGCCGTCTGAAGAACGACCTCAAGCCGCCGGGAAAGTCGGAGCAAAGAAACAGAAGAAGCTGGAAGAGAAACAAGCACGGAAAGCTCAGAGAGAG gccGAGCTGGAAGAGCGAGAGGAGAGGAAGAAGATGCAGGAGCTCAGAGAtcaagagagacagaaagaggaggagaaggagagaCTGCAAGAGCAAAAACAG GAGGAGGAGTTACGGCGTGCCAAGGAGGAGCAGGAgaggagagaggaggaggagtaTCAGCGGCTGAAGGAGTCGTTCGTGATCGAGGATCAGGGAGAGGCAGACGAGGTCGACGAACAAGAG tCTCGCAACCTGCTGCAGGAGTTCATCCAGTACATCAAG AAATCCAAAGTGGTTTTGCTGGAGGACTTGGCGTCCCACTTTGGCATGCGCACTCAG GATGCTATTGCCAGACTGCAGGATCTGATCGCGGACGGTTCCCTCACAG GAGTGATCGATGACCGAGGGAAGTTTATCTTCATCACGCCGGAGGAGCTGAACGCTGTGGCTCAGTTCATCAAGCAGAGAGGAAGAGTGTCCATCTCTGAACTCGCTCAAGCCAGTAACACCCTCATAAACCTCACGCCCGAGATCCAGAGCAGCACATGA
- the ddrgk1 gene encoding DDRGK domain-containing protein 1 isoform X1, with amino-acid sequence MDLVLYIVAATILLVLIVFAVKVRGRTEEAADHEDRQNVAARVAARPLAAEERPAGMPRRRRNLHSRVSAQRAQRASDNEDSPVEADEDQEDRQPSEERPQAAGKVGAKKQKKLEEKQARKAQREAELEEREERKKMQELRDQERQKEEEKERLQEQKQEEELRRAKEEQERREEEEYQRLKESFVIEDQGEADEVDEQESRNLLQEFIQYIKKSKVVLLEDLASHFGMRTQDAIARLQDLIADGSLTGVIDDRGKFIFITPEELNAVAQFIKQRGRVSISELAQASNTLINLTPEIQSST; translated from the exons ATGGATTTGGTTCTGTATATTGTGGCTGCGACTATTCTGCTGGTTCTGATCGTGTTTGCTGTGAAGGTTCGCGGACGGACTGAGGAAG CAGCTGACCATGAAGACCGTCAGAATGTGGCGGCTCGAGTCGCAGCACGTCCGCTGGCGGCAGAGGAGCGTCCGGCAGGAATGCCCCGTCGCCGTAGAAACCTCCACAGCCGAGTGAGCGCCCAGCGGGCACAGCGGGCATCTGACAACG AGGACAGTCCTGTGGAAGCCGATGAGGATCAGGAAGACCGGCAGCCGTCTGAAGAACGACCTCAAGCCGCCGGGAAAGTCGGAGCAAAGAAACAGAAGAAGCTGGAAGAGAAACAAGCACGGAAAGCTCAGAGAGAG gccGAGCTGGAAGAGCGAGAGGAGAGGAAGAAGATGCAGGAGCTCAGAGAtcaagagagacagaaagaggaggagaaggagagaCTGCAAGAGCAAAAACAG GAGGAGGAGTTACGGCGTGCCAAGGAGGAGCAGGAgaggagagaggaggaggagtaTCAGCGGCTGAAGGAGTCGTTCGTGATCGAGGATCAGGGAGAGGCAGACGAGGTCGACGAACAAGAG tCTCGCAACCTGCTGCAGGAGTTCATCCAGTACATCAAG AAATCCAAAGTGGTTTTGCTGGAGGACTTGGCGTCCCACTTTGGCATGCGCACTCAG GATGCTATTGCCAGACTGCAGGATCTGATCGCGGACGGTTCCCTCACAG GAGTGATCGATGACCGAGGGAAGTTTATCTTCATCACGCCGGAGGAGCTGAACGCTGTGGCTCAGTTCATCAAGCAGAGAGGAAGAGTGTCCATCTCTGAACTCGCTCAAGCCAGTAACACCCTCATAAACCTCACGCCCGAGATCCAGAGCAGCACATGA